Genomic segment of Niallia taxi:
TATGGGTATCTTTTCACTTGTCAGAATTACGGGGAAACAGTATTTTTTGGTTTATTTATTTAGAGAGATTCTTTTGTATTCTTTTCAAAGTATAAAGGAATACATAGGATGTAATAAAACTAACTTAAGGAACTAAACATTCATGAAAAGATGGGAAGAGCTTTGCTTCGTTTCGATTCGTTTGAAAAAAAGGGAAGGCATATATGATTAACGTTAAAAAAGAAATGTCTAAAACCTTGTTATAACAGGATTTAGGCATTTTAAATTATATCTATAAGTTTTCTTTGCCTGCTTGCTTAAGCAAAACGAATAGTGTTAGTAGTAAGTTGAACATTAAGTGTAAAATATTCAAGGCTACCAGCTTATTAGTAAAGCAGACAAATTATAGTAGGCCCAATAACTCTGTGGAGATTGTTCTCTCCTCAAGTAGTAATAACCTTCAGATAAAAGTATCTGTTGAAATGATAGAAGAAGTTGGTTTGTATGGAAGGGATAGATAAATGTTCTTTCTAGTATTTGAATTTAACATGTAAAAATTCGGATTTAGCTTGAGTAATCATGGATAAGAAAATTGTGGTGAGTTATAAGACTATTCTTAGTTGTCTCATTAACTCTAACAGAATCATAAGCACAAACGGAAAGGAGTCTATTTTCTTTAACAATGATGTCAGCCTCTTTTTCTGAATTAGTTATATTTTCATGGACTTCCAATACATCGCCCCATTCAACATGTGCCCAGCTTCGTACAGAAAATGTCTGTTTTGAATATCCTTTTATTAACCTTGGAAGATAATCGTATATGGATGCACATTGGAAACTGCCCTTAGCGAAATAAAAGTCGTAGTTATTGACGAATTTTATTTTATTTAATTGTGTATCACTTAATAAATCTTTAAGGCCTTTTTGAATAAGTGGACTAATCCGATCATTTTCTATGATGATAGAATATTGATTTTGTTCTAAGCCGGCGATTACAAAGTCGATAACATTTTTAATGTATGCATCTATATATTCGAAAAAATAGATTATATGTCCTTCGTTCAGATTTTTAAGATTATCTATGACCATAAGCTGGTTTTTCTCCAAAAATGTCACCCTATTCTATTAAATTAGTTTTACTTCTTCTAGCATAACATTGTTTAGCTATATTTCGTTAATATTTGACCCTTTAATAACTTGCACCAAAAAAAGGGGGATAATAAAAATTGATAGTATTCATGAGTTTTGCTTAATGGAAACATATTTTTAGCTAGCTTACTTTTATATATTGCATCAAAAAGGTTTCTCTAGACCCACCCGATTGCCCATTGTTATGATGTAATCATCGTGTTGGAGGGAGAGAGAGGATGGAGGAACAGAAATTCAAGGATTTAAAACTTGGAGAGCGTGGAGCAATTATTAGCATTATTGCTTACATCTTTTTATCTATTATAAAAGTTACAGTTGGTTATCTGACAGATTCTGCGGCATTACGAGCAGATGGTTTGAATAATACAACAGATATAATTGCTTCACTTGCAGTATTAATTGGCTTAAAGCTTTCGCAAAGACCAGCAGATAAAGACCATAAATACGGTCATTGGAAAAGTGAAGCCATTTCCTCGATGGTTGCTTCTTTTATCATGATGGTTGTTGGGATTGAGGTTTTATTTGGTTCCATTACTTCTTTATCAAATGGGAATAGTGAATCGCCTGACGTTACTGCGGCTATTGTTGGTATATTTTCTGCTGTCATTATGTATGGTGTCTATCGGTATAATAAATCACTTGCGCTTAAAATTAAGAGCAGTGCAGTTATGTCGGCAGCGAAAGATAATATTTCTGATGCTTGGGTAAGTATCGGAACTGCGATAGGAATATTAGGGTCACAGCTTAATATGCCTTGGCTTGACAGTGTAACGGCCCTTATAGTCGGTTTGTTAATTTGCAAGACAGCATGGGATATTTTCAGAAATGCTTCACATGAGCTATCAGATGGATTTGATGAAAATAAATTGGACGAGTATAAGCAAGAAATTATCAGCATAGACGGAATTAAAGGGATTAAAGAAATGAAAGGGAGAAGCTATGGGAATAATGAAGTTATTGATGTTGAAATACTGGTAAACTCAACATTAGATGTAAAAAAAGCGCATGATATTGCAGACAAAGTAGAAGCTGTTTTAAACCAAAAATATGGCGTGTATCAAGTGCATGTTCATATTGAACCACATTAATATAGTCGCAATGACAAAGCTATAGCGATTTATATAAAAATAACTGTAGAGGTAAGCACTAAGCATCATTTACTACTATAATAATAGTAGATAGAAAAATGCTGCGGAAGGAAATTAGAAATGCTTATTAACAAGATGAAATTTATGTACAATTTAACTTCACAGGAGCAGTATATTGTCAATTATATACTTAAAAATCCTTCCATCGTTTTTGATTCAACTGCAAATGAGCTTGCTAAATTAACCTTTACAAGTTCATCAACAATCGTTAGGCTATGTAAAAAGTTAGGAACAAAGGGTTATCCTGACTTTCAGCTGAAGCTCGCTCTTGAATATAAAGAAGAGGATCAAACAAAACAAACAAGCATTAGTTATCCAAAAAACAGCATGGTGAGTGGATTGGAAATCATTCCTGAAATATATGAACAATCATTCGTTGAAACAAGAAAGCTAATTAATGAAAATAGCTTGGGTAATATTGTTGAAATTCTTGCGAAAGCAAAACGAATAGATATTTACGGAGTGGATTTAAATTATTTTGTAGCACAGCAAGCTAGCGCTAAATGGAATGAAGTTGGAGTTATGGCTGTAGCCTTTAATAGTGCGAACGAGCATTACTTAACAAACTTAACAAATAGCGATACGACTGTTTCCTTTGTTATTTCCCATACTGGCAGGAATAAAGCGATGATAGATATCGCAAAGAAGCTAAGAAAAAATGATATGACTGTAATAGCAGTCACTGGAAGTCGTGATAGTTTACTTGCTAAAATATGCAATGAAACCATATTAACGTATATGAAAGATGAACATTTTAAGCTTTCAAAAATATATAGAATGATGTCTTCGCTTTTTATCTTTGATGTGTTATATATGAGTTCCTTGAAAAGCAAGCCTGAGGAGTAAAAGTCTTTCATACATAGAAAAACAGTATCATCATGTAATGATACTGTTTTTAAATTATTATAATAAGTC
This window contains:
- a CDS encoding MEDS domain-containing protein, whose product is MEKNQLMVIDNLKNLNEGHIIYFFEYIDAYIKNVIDFVIAGLEQNQYSIIIENDRISPLIQKGLKDLLSDTQLNKIKFVNNYDFYFAKGSFQCASIYDYLPRLIKGYSKQTFSVRSWAHVEWGDVLEVHENITNSEKEADIIVKENRLLSVCAYDSVRVNETTKNSLITHHNFLIHDYSS
- a CDS encoding cation diffusion facilitator family transporter, yielding MEEQKFKDLKLGERGAIISIIAYIFLSIIKVTVGYLTDSAALRADGLNNTTDIIASLAVLIGLKLSQRPADKDHKYGHWKSEAISSMVASFIMMVVGIEVLFGSITSLSNGNSESPDVTAAIVGIFSAVIMYGVYRYNKSLALKIKSSAVMSAAKDNISDAWVSIGTAIGILGSQLNMPWLDSVTALIVGLLICKTAWDIFRNASHELSDGFDENKLDEYKQEIISIDGIKGIKEMKGRSYGNNEVIDVEILVNSTLDVKKAHDIADKVEAVLNQKYGVYQVHVHIEPH
- a CDS encoding MurR/RpiR family transcriptional regulator, which codes for MLINKMKFMYNLTSQEQYIVNYILKNPSIVFDSTANELAKLTFTSSSTIVRLCKKLGTKGYPDFQLKLALEYKEEDQTKQTSISYPKNSMVSGLEIIPEIYEQSFVETRKLINENSLGNIVEILAKAKRIDIYGVDLNYFVAQQASAKWNEVGVMAVAFNSANEHYLTNLTNSDTTVSFVISHTGRNKAMIDIAKKLRKNDMTVIAVTGSRDSLLAKICNETILTYMKDEHFKLSKIYRMMSSLFIFDVLYMSSLKSKPEE